The following coding sequences lie in one Phragmites australis chromosome 8, lpPhrAust1.1, whole genome shotgun sequence genomic window:
- the LOC133926876 gene encoding uncharacterized protein LOC133926876, giving the protein MAPNREACAVAMAMAAPFIAKANNIGNATTAGNVEKRRRTSSDALQRTVSDVSYELHHHQHGAMEKEADQQQKQLLNPVPEVEDAKCECCGMSEECTPEYIRGVRGRFSGRWVCGLCAEAVTEEAEKNGGRREEALRVHMGVCKRFNGFGRTHPVLFQAEAMREILRRRAKLGPRSRSSINPREVRAGAAAVKDAAAAGSGIARSSSCMPFITDEFNDRASINKN; this is encoded by the coding sequence ATGGCTCCCAACAGAGAGGCGTGCGCGGTCGCCATGGCCATGGCGGCGCCGTTCATTGCGAAGGCGAACAACATCGGCAACGCCACCACCGCAGGCAACGTCGAGAAGCGGCGCCGGACCTCGTCCGACGCCCTCCAGCGCACCGTGTCCGACGTCTCCTAcgagctccaccaccaccagcacgGCGCCATGGAGAAGGAGGCCGaccagcagcagaagcagctGCTGAACCCCGTGCCGGAGGTGGAGGACGCCAAGTGCGAGTGCTGCGGTATGTCGGAGGAGTGCACCCCGGAGTACATCCGCGGCGTGCGCGGCCGGTTCTCGGGGCGGTGGGTCTGCGGGCTGTGCGCCGAGGCCGTGACGGAGGAGGCCGAGAAGAATGGCGGCAGGCGGGAGGAAGCGCTCCGGGTGCACATGGGCGTGTGCAAGAGGTTCAACGGCTTCGGGCGCACGCACCCGGTGCTGTTCCAGGCCGAGGCCATGAGGGAGATCCTCAGGCGGCGGGCCAAGCTCGGCCCCAGGTCCAGGTCAAGCATCAACCCCAGGGAGGTCAGGGCAGGCGCCGCGGCGGTGAAGGACGCCGCCGCAGCCGGCAGCGGCATCGCCCGCAGCTCTAGCTGCATGCCCTTCATCACCGACGAGTTCAACGACCGGGCGTCGATCAACAAAAACTGA